The nucleotide sequence GAAGAAGCGTGACGTAGTGGCTCTCCAGTTCCGCGCCCCGCTTGGACCTCAGACTCGTCCAGTTGTACTCGGCCGGGATGCCCACGTCACGATTGCGCGGCGGCTGCCCGTACTCGTCCGCCATCTTGAGAAAGATCAGGTAGGTGAGCTGTTCTAGGTAGTCGTCATAGCCCACGCCGTCGTCGCGCAGGGTGGTGCAGAAGCTCCAGACTTTGGAGACGATATGGGCGGTGTTCATGCGCGGGAGTCCTTGGCCCTGGTTCGTCGCGCCAGGGCTTCGCCGGCGGCGGTGCGCCGATAACGCTGGTTCCGGCTGGTTGGTGTGTCGGGGCGCGTCATTTCGATCAGGCCGGCTTCGAGGGCGGGGCGGAGATATGCCGCGGTGAAGTAGTCCCGGTGAGTCAAGCTCAACGCCGCCTGCAATTCGGCGCGCCTCATCTCTCCCGTGAGGGCCACGACCAGTTGTTCGACTTGCCCGGTGACTTGCCCGGTCTCATGTTCGGTATCTTGTTCGGTATCTTGTTCGGTCCCCTCTGGCGGCGGCTCCGTTCTTGCCAGCCTGTGCCCTCGTTGCACGGATCTTCGCAAGTAAGACCCCGGCGGGCTCATCGCTAGGGTCTTGGGCGACCAGTTGTCCGGAGAAGGCTTTCTTCAGAATGGATTGGCGAAGCAAGTCAGCCATACCACGTGCGCGAGCGATCTCCCGTTCTTGTGCATCCAAGCTCATCATGGACCGATCGATCTGCGTGCAGATCTCTTCTTGCTCGGCGTATGGGATCAGAGGCACCGGAAACTGACTGAGGACCGTCTTGTTAATCGAAGCAAGATTCGTCGTCTGTTTGCCTGCCTTGTCGAAATACCGTTGTCCAAACGTATTGGCCCAAAACGAAAGAAGTTTCGAGTTGAATTCTGACGCCACCCGCTGGATGGTGCTGATGCAGACTTGGCTGTCCCCCGCGACGTAGGACGACCTAAGCCGCTGGACGTTGTAGAGCTCAGTGAATTGGCGGTTGTCGTCGCCAGGCAGGTGGGCCATGAATTCCTGCTCGGCCTGCTCGCCCAGGTTCCTGGTGTCCACCAGGAAAAGGACCCGCTTAGCGTCGGCGTGCTTGAGGAGCCGGTAAATGGATGTGATGGCGGTGTAGGTCTTGCCCGAGCCGGTGGCCATCTGGATGAGAGCGCGCGGGCGATCATCCTTGAAGGACGTCTCCAGCTTCTCGATGGCGTTGACCTGGCACGCCCGCAGGCCGGCCGGGTCCAACTCCGGAAGTCCCTGGAGCCGCTTGCGGAGCGAGGCCGGCTGGGCGCGCCAGTCCTGTACGGTCTCCGGCCGGGGAAAGCCGAACACTTCGCGGGAGCGGGGCTTGGGATCGCGCCCGTCGGTGAAACGGGTCAACACGCCGGTCGACTCGTAGACGAACGGCAGCGG is from Deltaproteobacteria bacterium and encodes:
- a CDS encoding DEAD/DEAH box helicase family protein, whose translation is MTSPNQTPEQAARDKIDGMLSQSGWVVQDKKKIDFSAGLGVAVREYQTDVGPADYVLFVDKKPVGVVEAKPEDWGEKITTVEEQSAAYAAARLKWVNNQEPLPFVYESTGVLTRFTDGRDPKPRSREVFGFPRPETVQDWRAQPASLRKRLQGLPELDPAGLRACQVNAIEKLETSFKDDRPRALIQMATGSGKTYTAITSIYRLLKHADAKRVLFLVDTRNLGEQAEQEFMAHLPGDDNRQFTELYNVQRLRSSYVAGDSQVCISTIQRVASEFNSKLLSFWANTFGQRYFDKAGKQTTNLASINKTVLSQFPVPLIPYAEQEEICTQIDRSMMSLDAQEREIARARGMADLLRQSILKKAFSGQLVAQDPSDEPAGVLLAKIRATRAQAGKNGAAARGDRTRYRTRYRT